One segment of Pan paniscus chromosome 20, NHGRI_mPanPan1-v2.0_pri, whole genome shotgun sequence DNA contains the following:
- the CEACAM1 gene encoding carcinoembryonic antigen-related cell adhesion molecule 1 isoform X6, whose product MGHLSAPLHRVRVPWQGLLLTASLLTFWNPPTTAKLTIESTPFNVAEGKEVLLLTHNLPQNHIGYTWYKGERVDGNRLIVAHAIQNQQTTRGPAHSGRETVYPNASLLIQNVTQNNTGFYTLQVIKSDLVNEEATGQFHVYPELPKPSISSNNSNPVEDKDAVAFTCEPETQNTTYLWWVNGQSLPVSPRLQLSNGNRTLTLLSVTGNDIGPYECEIQNPASVKRSDPVTLNVTYGPDTPTISPSDTYYRPGANLSLSCYAASNPPAQYSWLINGTFQQSTQELFIPNITVNNSGSYTCHANNLVTGRNRTTVKTIIVTESPVLGEDEAVPGQHHPQHKPCQEGGCWDVLV is encoded by the exons ATGGGGCACCTCTCAGCCCCACTTCACAGAGTGCGTGTACCCTGGCAGGGGCTTCTGCTCACAG CCTCACTTCTAACCTTCTGGAACCCGCCCACCACTGCCAAGCTCACCATTGAATCCACGCCGTTCAATGTCGCAGAAGGGAAGGAGGTTCTTCTACTCACCCACAATCTGCCCCAGAATCATATTGGCTACACCTGGTACAAAGGGGAAAGAGTGGATGGCAACCGTCTAATTGTAGCACATgcaatacaaaatcaacaaaccacCCGAGGGCCCGCACACAGCGGTCGAGAGACAGTATACCCCAATGCATCCCTGCTGATCCAGAACGTCACCCAGAATAACACAGGATTCTACACCCTACAAGTCATAAAGTCAGATCTTGTGAATGAAGAAGCAACTGGACAGTTCCATGTATACC CGGAGCTGCCCAAGCCCTCCATCTCCAGCAACAACTCCAACCCCGTGGAGGACAAGGATGCTGTGGCCTTCACCTGTGAACCTGAGACTCAGAACACAACCTACCTGTGGTGGGTAAATGGTCAGAGCCTCCCGGTCAGTCCCAGGCTGCAGCTGTCCAATGGCAACAGGACCCTCACTCTACTCAGTGTCACAGGGAATGACATAGGACCCTATGAATGTGAAATACAGAACCCAGCGAGTGTGAAACGCAGTGACCCAGTCACCTTGAATGTCACCT ATGGCCCGGACACCCCCACCATTTCCCCTTCAGACACCTATTACCGTCCAGGGGCAAACCTCAGCCTCTCCTGCTATGCAGCCTCTAACCCACCTGCACAGTACTCCTGGCTTATCAATGGAACATTCCAGCAAAGCACACAAGAGCTCTTTATCCCCAACATCACTGTGAATAATAGTGGATCCTATACCTGCCACGCCAATAACTTAGTCACTGGCCGCAACAGGACCACAGTCAAGACGATCATAGTCACTG AGTCTCCCGTCCTCGGAGAGGATGAAGCTGTCCCAGGGCAACACCACCCTCAGCATAAACCCTGTCAAGAGGGAGGATGCTGGGACGTATTGGTGTGA